From one Formosa sediminum genomic stretch:
- a CDS encoding carbonic anhydrase has product MVLKNVFKNNEEWIKNKLAQDDQYFNKIGQGQSPEFLYIGCSDSRVDAEGLMGLELGQVFVHRNIANMVPNTDLNVMSVIDYAVEHLKVNHVVVCGHYGCGGVKAAMQSADLGLLNPWLRNIRDVYRIHATELNAIEDEDKRYNKLIELNVQEQCVNLIKTSAVQKAIRSRGVKVHGWVFDIHSGKLIDLKIDFEAILENIMEIYHLD; this is encoded by the coding sequence ATGGTATTAAAAAATGTTTTTAAAAATAACGAAGAGTGGATTAAGAATAAATTAGCTCAAGACGATCAGTATTTTAATAAGATAGGTCAAGGTCAAAGTCCAGAGTTTTTATATATAGGGTGCTCAGATAGTCGCGTAGATGCAGAAGGATTAATGGGGCTAGAATTAGGACAAGTTTTTGTGCATAGAAATATTGCCAATATGGTGCCTAATACCGATTTAAATGTAATGTCTGTAATAGATTATGCTGTAGAGCATTTAAAAGTTAATCATGTTGTGGTTTGTGGCCATTATGGTTGCGGAGGTGTAAAAGCAGCAATGCAATCGGCAGATTTAGGTTTATTAAATCCGTGGTTAAGAAATATTAGAGATGTATATCGTATTCATGCCACAGAATTAAATGCGATTGAAGACGAAGATAAACGCTATAATAAGCTAATAGAACTTAATGTTCAGGAGCAATGTGTTAATTTAATTAAAACATCTGCAGTTCAGAAAGCTATACGATCTAGAGGTGTAAAAGTTCATGGTTGGGTTTTCGATATCCATTCAGGAAAATTAATTGATTTAAAAATTGATTTTGAGGCGATTTTAGAAAATATTATGGAAATCTATCATTTGGATTAA
- a CDS encoding DUF58 domain-containing protein produces the protein MDTKELLKKVRKIEIKTRRLSNHIFGGEYHSTFKGRGMTFSEVRQYQIGDDVRNIDWNVTARYNEPYIKVFEEERELTMMLMVDVSGSELFGTEQQFKNEIVTEIAATLAFSATQNNDKIGLVLFSDTVELYIPPKKGRSHVLRIIRELIEFKPKSKETNIVEAFKFLSSVMKKRAIVFVLSDFIADEYKQTLKIASGRHDVTGIRVYDKHEESIPNLGVVQMQDEETGELILVNTSSKTVRTNYSKYYQEKVNYYKDSFAKSGAGTIDCRVDESYVKKLLGYFKRR, from the coding sequence ATGGACACTAAAGAATTACTAAAAAAAGTACGAAAAATTGAGATTAAGACACGCCGTTTGTCTAATCATATTTTTGGAGGAGAATATCATTCTACCTTTAAAGGTCGTGGTATGACATTTAGTGAGGTGCGTCAGTATCAAATCGGTGATGATGTTCGTAATATAGATTGGAATGTCACTGCCCGATATAATGAGCCTTATATTAAAGTTTTTGAAGAGGAGAGAGAATTAACCATGATGCTTATGGTTGATGTATCTGGATCTGAATTATTTGGTACAGAGCAACAATTTAAAAACGAGATTGTTACCGAAATAGCTGCTACTCTGGCCTTTTCGGCAACACAAAATAACGATAAAATAGGTCTGGTCTTATTCTCTGATACTGTAGAACTTTACATTCCACCAAAAAAAGGACGCTCACATGTATTAAGAATTATTCGTGAACTTATAGAGTTTAAACCTAAAAGCAAAGAGACTAATATCGTTGAAGCGTTTAAGTTTTTGTCTAGCGTAATGAAAAAACGAGCCATCGTTTTTGTGTTGTCAGATTTTATTGCAGACGAATATAAACAGACGTTAAAAATAGCTTCAGGTCGCCACGATGTGACCGGAATTAGAGTGTATGATAAACATGAAGAAAGTATCCCTAATTTAGGTGTGGTACAAATGCAAGACGAGGAAACAGGAGAGCTAATACTCGTGAACACGTCGTCTAAAACGGTAAGAACAAATTACAGTAAATATTATCAAGAAAAAGTAAATTATTATAAAGATAGCTTCGCAAAATCTGGAGCAGGAACTATAGATTGTCGTGTAGACGAAAGCTATGTAAAAAAATTACTAGGCTATTTTAAACGCAGATGA
- a CDS encoding AAA family ATPase, with protein sequence MEDTSTVDIKSINEKIERESAFVDLLTLEMNKVIVGQKHMVERLLIGLLGRGHILLEGVPGLAKTLAINTLSKAINGSFSRVQFTPDLLPADVVGTLIYNIKENDFSIKKGPIFANFVLADEINRAPAKVQSALLEAMQEKQVTIGDETFILDKPFLVMATQNPVEQEGTYPLPEAQVDRFMLKTVIDYPKLDEEQLIVRANLRGTYEKVNPVVSVSQILKAQEAVREVYMDEKIEKYILDIIFATRYPEKYRLADLKPLISFGASPRGSINLATAAKCYAFIKRRGYVIPEDVRAVVYDVLRHRIGITYEAEAENITSEDIISKIVNEIEVP encoded by the coding sequence ATGGAGGATACCAGTACTGTTGATATTAAATCAATCAACGAAAAGATAGAAAGAGAAAGTGCTTTTGTCGATTTACTTACATTAGAAATGAACAAAGTAATCGTAGGGCAAAAACACATGGTGGAACGTTTACTTATTGGATTGTTAGGTCGAGGACATATCCTTTTAGAAGGGGTGCCTGGATTGGCAAAAACACTTGCCATTAATACATTGTCTAAAGCTATAAATGGTAGTTTTAGTCGTGTGCAATTTACACCAGATTTATTACCTGCAGATGTAGTAGGAACTCTAATTTATAACATTAAAGAGAATGACTTTTCTATTAAAAAAGGACCAATTTTCGCAAATTTTGTATTAGCAGATGAGATTAACAGAGCACCTGCAAAAGTACAATCGGCTTTATTAGAAGCAATGCAAGAAAAGCAGGTAACTATTGGAGATGAAACGTTTATATTAGATAAACCATTCTTAGTAATGGCAACTCAAAACCCAGTAGAGCAAGAAGGAACTTATCCGTTACCAGAAGCACAAGTAGACCGTTTTATGTTAAAAACGGTTATTGATTACCCTAAATTAGACGAAGAACAACTTATTGTTCGTGCTAATTTAAGAGGTACTTATGAGAAAGTAAATCCAGTGGTTTCTGTATCACAAATTTTAAAAGCTCAAGAAGCTGTAAGAGAGGTATACATGGACGAAAAAATTGAGAAATATATTCTAGATATTATTTTCGCAACACGTTACCCGGAAAAATATAGATTAGCAGATTTAAAACCTTTAATTTCTTTTGGAGCGTCACCTCGTGGTAGTATTAACTTAGCAACAGCTGCTAAATGTTACGCTTTTATAAAACGTCGTGGTTATGTTATTCCAGAAGATGTACGTGCTGTTGTATACGATGTTTTACGTCATAGAATAGGAATTACTTATGAAGCAGAAGCAGAAAATATAACTTCAGAAGATATTATTAGTAAGATTGTTAATGAAATTGAAGTGCCATAG
- a CDS encoding tetratricopeptide repeat protein — MKTVLYILMILLSSVTIAQEQDLNSVFEQANTLYNEGKYAEAIDKYQSILDSGMHSSELFFNLGNAHYKLNHVGPSVYYFEKALELAPNDKDIKNNIAYARNMTIDAIDVVPEVGISKLFNSITSVLSFDGWAILAVTMFILFVVLFISYYFAEYTNKKRIAFTTSLTVLCIGFLALFFAFHNYNIKQNDNPAIIFAQESEVRSEPNLSSQEAFKLHEGTKVQVLDTVNNWKKIKLSDGKTGWITSSDIKLL, encoded by the coding sequence ATGAAAACAGTTTTATACATACTAATGATATTGTTAAGTAGTGTAACTATAGCACAAGAACAAGATCTTAACTCGGTTTTCGAACAGGCAAATACACTTTATAATGAAGGAAAATATGCTGAAGCTATAGATAAGTATCAGTCTATTTTAGATAGTGGGATGCATTCTAGCGAGTTGTTTTTTAATTTAGGAAACGCACATTATAAATTAAATCATGTAGGCCCAAGTGTGTATTATTTTGAAAAAGCCTTAGAATTGGCACCCAACGATAAGGATATAAAAAATAATATAGCTTATGCTAGAAATATGACTATTGATGCTATAGATGTTGTTCCTGAAGTAGGTATATCAAAACTTTTTAATTCTATTACAAGTGTATTGAGTTTCGATGGTTGGGCTATATTGGCTGTTACAATGTTTATATTGTTTGTAGTATTGTTTATTAGCTACTATTTTGCAGAATATACTAATAAAAAACGTATTGCTTTTACGACAAGTTTAACTGTATTATGTATTGGATTTTTAGCATTATTCTTTGCCTTTCATAACTATAATATAAAGCAAAATGATAATCCTGCTATAATATTTGCACAAGAAAGCGAAGTAAGAAGCGAACCTAATTTAAGTAGCCAAGAGGCTTTTAAATTACATGAAGGTACTAAAGTCCAGGTTCTAGACACCGTAAACAATTGGAAAAAGATAAAGCTCTCTGATGGTAAAACGGGGTGGATAACTAGTTCGGATATTAAACTTTTATAA
- a CDS encoding HmuY family protein has translation MKNYQLITLFTCLSIFGLTSCSSSDDATNGPIDITIEGATIAPNVGGANEPNQVYVDLSTNTTTEITRDSWDLGFYSGSDFRVVINGSIYMATAALTATDIDAVTEDDAEIITLQEKVAVGTFDAANTAYIDAPDGDLSETAISEISSTDSENAVYLVNLGYELSTDEPALGSVSVIGEDRGWKKIKITRNGEDYILQYADLNATSHEEITISKDSNYNFTFFSFNTETIVNVEPAKSEWDLNFTVFTNEITGFGSYGYTDYVVNNLKSDAKAYMINTEDEDNPTTLTYDNFTLSDLDTTLFTNDQRNIGSSWRNGGGPDTLPTLKESVFYIVQDANGNYYKLKFLALTNASGVRGYPEFIYSLLQ, from the coding sequence ATGAAAAATTACCAGTTAATAACCCTTTTTACATGCCTAAGTATATTTGGCTTAACAAGTTGTTCTAGTAGCGACGATGCTACAAACGGTCCAATTGATATTACTATTGAAGGAGCAACTATTGCCCCTAATGTTGGTGGTGCCAATGAGCCCAATCAAGTGTATGTTGATTTAAGTACCAATACAACTACAGAAATTACTCGAGATTCTTGGGATTTAGGTTTCTATTCCGGATCGGATTTTAGAGTTGTAATTAATGGTTCTATTTATATGGCAACCGCAGCTCTAACAGCTACAGATATTGATGCTGTTACCGAAGATGATGCCGAAATTATCACCTTGCAAGAAAAGGTTGCTGTAGGAACTTTTGATGCTGCCAACACAGCTTATATAGATGCTCCAGATGGGGATTTATCTGAAACTGCTATTTCTGAAATATCAAGTACAGATTCAGAAAACGCAGTGTACCTTGTTAATTTAGGTTATGAGCTTTCTACAGACGAACCTGCTTTAGGAAGTGTTTCTGTAATTGGTGAAGATAGAGGATGGAAGAAAATTAAAATTACTAGAAATGGAGAGGATTACATCCTACAATATGCAGACTTAAATGCAACGTCTCATGAAGAAATTACCATTTCAAAAGACAGTAATTACAATTTTACATTTTTTAGTTTTAATACTGAAACTATAGTAAATGTAGAACCAGCAAAATCTGAGTGGGATTTAAACTTTACAGTTTTTACAAACGAAATTACAGGTTTTGGCTCTTATGGCTATACTGATTATGTAGTTAACAACTTAAAATCAGACGCTAAAGCTTACATGATTAATACGGAAGATGAAGACAACCCAACAACTTTAACTTACGATAATTTTACTTTATCTGATTTAGATACCACATTATTTACAAACGACCAACGTAATATTGGTAGTAGCTGGAGAAATGGTGGAGGCCCAGATACTTTACCGACCCTTAAAGAATCAGTATTTTACATTGTTCAGGACGCTAATGGAAATTATTACAAACTAAAGTTTTTAGCATTAACAAATGCATCTGGGGTTAGAGGCTATCCAGAATTTATTTATAGTTTACTACAATAA
- a CDS encoding VWA domain-containing protein, with amino-acid sequence MFEGIEFLNKEVFWLLLLLPLAIVWYVFKQNKQNAELKMSSIKGFKVTNSWLPKLKHLLFALRLLALALLITALARPRTVDVSSRTNTTKGIDIVMAIDVSASMLAKDLKPNRLEALKDVASEFIKERPSDRIGLVEYAGESYTRTPITSDKGIVIRSLDDIKYNNIIEGGTAIGMGLATAVNRLKDSKAKSKVIILLTDGVNNSGFIDPKIASEMAVEFGIKTYTIGLGSNGMALSPIGILPNGSFQYGRVQVEIDEALLEDIANVTGGKYFRATDNKKLEEIYEEINKLEKTDIEEFKYYNYQEKFRPLVLLAGLLLLLEILLRSTLFKSFI; translated from the coding sequence ATGTTTGAAGGTATAGAATTTTTAAACAAGGAGGTATTCTGGTTGCTATTATTACTGCCATTAGCAATTGTGTGGTATGTTTTTAAACAAAACAAGCAGAATGCCGAGTTAAAAATGTCTAGCATTAAGGGGTTTAAGGTTACTAATTCATGGTTACCAAAATTAAAACACTTATTGTTTGCATTACGCTTATTGGCTTTAGCATTATTAATTACAGCTTTGGCTAGACCACGTACTGTAGATGTCTCGTCTAGAACTAATACAACTAAAGGTATAGATATTGTAATGGCTATAGATGTCTCGGCAAGTATGTTGGCAAAAGATTTAAAGCCTAACCGTTTAGAGGCTTTAAAAGATGTAGCATCTGAGTTTATTAAAGAACGTCCGAGTGATAGAATAGGTTTAGTAGAATATGCTGGAGAAAGTTACACAAGAACTCCAATTACAAGTGATAAAGGTATTGTAATTAGATCTTTAGACGATATTAAATATAATAATATTATTGAAGGAGGTACCGCAATTGGTATGGGATTAGCAACTGCCGTTAACCGTTTAAAAGATAGTAAAGCCAAAAGTAAAGTTATTATTTTACTTACAGATGGTGTTAACAACTCCGGTTTTATTGATCCTAAAATTGCAAGTGAAATGGCAGTAGAATTTGGTATTAAAACGTATACCATTGGTTTAGGGTCTAACGGTATGGCATTATCTCCAATAGGTATTTTACCTAACGGAAGTTTTCAATATGGGCGTGTACAAGTAGAGATAGACGAAGCCTTATTAGAAGATATTGCTAATGTTACAGGAGGTAAATATTTTAGAGCTACAGATAATAAAAAGCTAGAAGAAATTTACGAAGAAATTAATAAGCTAGAAAAAACAGATATCGAAGAGTTTAAGTATTACAATTATCAAGAAAAATTTCGTCCGTTAGTTTTATTGGCAGGACTATTATTATTACTTGAAATTTTACTTAGATCTACACTATTTAAAAGTTTTATATAA
- a CDS encoding SDR family NAD(P)-dependent oxidoreductase: MNSKIALITGATSGIGKATAYEFAKHNIKLILCGRRQDRLDAIQKELENLTDIYTLNFDVRDKKSVLHAIDSLPEAFSNINILINNAGNAHGLDTIQDGDLEDWDAMMDINVKGVLYVSKAIMPKMVANKSGHIINIGSSAGKEVYPKGNVYCATKHAVLAITEGMRIDMNPYGIKVGAVNPGLVETEFSKVRFKGDPKADLVYKGFKALQPQDVAEIIYFVISRPHHVNIADLLVFPTAQANSTTVKKD, from the coding sequence ATGAACTCCAAAATAGCACTAATTACTGGTGCCACAAGCGGCATAGGAAAAGCTACAGCATATGAATTTGCAAAACACAATATTAAATTAATTCTTTGTGGTCGCAGACAAGACCGTTTAGACGCCATACAAAAAGAGCTTGAAAACCTAACAGACATATATACCTTAAATTTTGATGTCAGAGATAAGAAATCCGTACTACATGCTATAGATTCACTTCCAGAAGCTTTTAGCAACATTAATATCTTAATAAATAACGCAGGAAATGCTCATGGTTTAGACACTATACAAGACGGTGATCTTGAAGATTGGGATGCTATGATGGACATTAATGTAAAAGGTGTACTATATGTAAGTAAAGCAATTATGCCAAAAATGGTTGCCAACAAATCTGGACACATTATTAATATTGGTTCTTCAGCTGGAAAAGAAGTATACCCAAAAGGTAATGTATATTGCGCCACTAAACATGCTGTGCTAGCCATTACAGAAGGCATGCGCATAGATATGAATCCTTACGGAATAAAAGTTGGTGCAGTTAACCCGGGATTGGTTGAAACCGAATTCTCAAAAGTGCGTTTTAAAGGCGACCCAAAAGCAGATCTTGTTTACAAAGGGTTTAAAGCTTTGCAACCACAAGATGTTGCTGAGATTATTTATTTTGTAATAAGCAGACCACACCATGTTAATATTGCAGATTTACTAGTATTTCCAACTGCACAAGCCAATTCTACTACCGTAAAAAAAGACTAA
- a CDS encoding vWA domain-containing protein has protein sequence MFQLEEKIWFWALGVIPVIIIIYLVLQLWKRHTQKKFADKALLKRLSPNRSVFKSVLKLVVMCLAFAALAIALVNPKVGTKLETVKREGVDIVFAVDVSKSMLAEDIAPNRLEKAKQLVTQIINNLASDRVGIIAYAGKAFPQLPITTDYASAKMFLQNMNTDMMSSQGTAINEAINLAKTYYDDAEQTNRVLIIISDGEDHSEVAAQVAEEAADEGIRIFTIGVGDVKGGPIPEKRNGIVMNYKKDSNGETVITKLNEETLQNIANEANGVYINGRQTSEVVDQIRDILNGMDKTEFEAKQFADYKDQFQWFVALAIFLLFIDIFLLERKTGWLKKLNLFNENL, from the coding sequence ATGTTTCAATTAGAAGAAAAAATATGGTTTTGGGCATTAGGTGTCATTCCGGTGATTATAATCATCTATTTGGTGCTGCAATTATGGAAACGCCATACTCAAAAAAAATTCGCAGATAAAGCACTTTTAAAGCGGTTAAGTCCAAACAGATCGGTATTTAAATCAGTTTTAAAATTAGTAGTAATGTGTTTAGCATTTGCTGCTTTAGCCATAGCATTGGTAAACCCTAAAGTAGGAACAAAATTAGAAACGGTTAAGCGTGAAGGCGTAGATATAGTGTTTGCTGTAGATGTTTCTAAAAGTATGTTGGCCGAAGATATTGCGCCTAATCGATTAGAAAAAGCAAAACAATTAGTTACACAAATTATAAATAATTTAGCAAGTGATCGTGTGGGTATAATTGCTTATGCAGGGAAAGCTTTTCCGCAATTGCCTATTACGACAGATTATGCTTCTGCAAAAATGTTTCTTCAGAATATGAATACAGACATGATGTCTTCTCAAGGAACTGCTATAAATGAAGCTATTAATTTGGCTAAAACGTATTATGATGATGCCGAGCAAACCAATCGTGTACTTATTATAATTTCAGACGGAGAAGACCATAGTGAAGTCGCTGCTCAAGTTGCCGAAGAAGCTGCAGATGAAGGCATCAGAATTTTTACTATTGGAGTTGGAGACGTAAAAGGTGGACCCATTCCTGAAAAACGAAATGGTATTGTTATGAATTATAAAAAAGATAGCAATGGAGAAACCGTAATTACAAAACTTAACGAAGAAACACTTCAAAATATTGCAAATGAAGCCAATGGTGTATACATAAATGGTAGACAAACTAGCGAAGTTGTAGATCAAATTCGAGATATTCTTAACGGTATGGATAAAACAGAATTTGAAGCCAAACAATTTGCTGATTATAAAGATCAATTTCAATGGTTTGTAGCTTTAGCAATTTTCCTTTTATTTATAGATATTTTCTTACTAGAACGTAAAACTGGCTGGTTAAAGAAGTTAAACTTATTTAACGAAAACTTATGA
- a CDS encoding tetratricopeptide repeat protein, whose translation MIVKTKKLVLLEDFGMYAMKSIVLICIALSTILSAAQEDNEALLEAKRQANNFVFEGNEKIQGEDYVAAEMEYRKAISEEQSNVSGIYNLGTAYYKKGNFEESLYRLQEAANKATDRAEKHKAFHNIGNILMQNKKCKEAVEAYKNALRNDPSDEETRYNFGLAKECAKEQEEQNQNNDDNQDDNQDQNQDNQDQNQDQNQDNKDQDNEDKQDEGEDKDQDKQDEGDQDKDQGDQDENEDGKPKDDKQDPGEGDQDKKEQPQQPKPQQGQMSPQQIKNLLEAMNNQEQKVQEKINAEKQKGERVKTDKDW comes from the coding sequence ATGATAGTAAAAACTAAAAAATTAGTATTATTAGAAGATTTTGGAATGTATGCTATGAAAAGTATTGTGTTAATATGTATTGCCTTAAGTACAATTTTATCTGCGGCACAAGAAGATAACGAAGCACTTCTTGAGGCTAAAAGACAGGCTAATAATTTTGTTTTTGAAGGGAATGAGAAAATCCAAGGCGAAGATTATGTAGCAGCAGAAATGGAATACAGAAAAGCAATTTCTGAAGAACAATCTAACGTTTCTGGTATTTATAATTTAGGTACTGCATATTATAAAAAAGGAAACTTTGAAGAATCGCTTTACAGATTACAAGAAGCAGCTAATAAAGCAACCGATCGTGCAGAAAAGCATAAAGCATTTCACAATATCGGAAATATTTTAATGCAAAATAAAAAGTGTAAAGAAGCGGTTGAAGCCTATAAAAATGCATTGAGAAACGATCCGTCAGACGAAGAAACACGTTATAATTTTGGTTTAGCTAAAGAATGTGCTAAAGAGCAAGAAGAGCAAAATCAAAATAACGATGATAATCAAGACGATAATCAAGACCAGAATCAAGATAATCAAGATCAAAACCAGGATCAGAATCAAGACAATAAAGACCAAGACAACGAAGATAAACAGGACGAGGGCGAAGATAAAGATCAGGATAAACAGGATGAAGGCGACCAAGATAAAGATCAAGGCGATCAGGACGAGAATGAAGATGGAAAGCCTAAAGACGATAAACAAGATCCCGGAGAAGGAGATCAGGATAAAAAAGAACAGCCTCAGCAGCCAAAACCACAGCAAGGACAAATGTCTCCCCAACAAATTAAAAACTTGTTAGAGGCCATGAATAATCAGGAACAGAAAGTTCAAGAAAAAATCAATGCTGAGAAACAAAAAGGTGAACGCGTTAAAACCGATAAAGATTGGTAG
- a CDS encoding BatD family protein — translation MKRIKHIVTVLVLLVSSITFAQVKFEAKVSKTKLGINERLRVDFEMNQDGDNFNPPSFSNFTVVGGPNQSVSKSWVNGVSQFKKTYSYFLAPKSQGNFTLSQATIEIDGELYKTSPIKISVTSAVSKPKDGNNADYVASENIHLVAEVSKANPYLNEAITVIYKLYVSTETGVSNWREINSPKYSDFWSQNIDIKGLKIQNGTYKGEPYRYVILRKTVLYPQKTGKLEIEPLSLDLTVDVPTNRRDIFGGRLMTQVHKTVSAGERTITVKPLPEKGRPDDFTGAVGDFNFKVTSSKTELKASESLNLEVKVTGNGNLKLFELPKVVLPSSLEVYEPEHNENVKTNLNGMQGEISDNYTVVPQYKGKYPIPSISFTYFDVKTETYKRISSDEIVVDVTQGPNNIATTPPNATSGPNKQPVVLNKDHFAFIKTNTNLEPIVASHFFKTKLFWGSVIVPFLLIPLAMVFRKQKAVRDADVTGNKIRKADKLAKRYLSEAKKALNNKDAFYVALEKALHNYLKAKLHIETSELSKDRIQELLLDKGVESSVITDFTSILESCELARYTPSTQETMQQDFNKAAGTISLIDKQIR, via the coding sequence ATGAAAAGGATAAAACACATAGTTACAGTTTTAGTTTTGTTGGTTTCAAGCATAACTTTTGCACAAGTTAAGTTTGAAGCGAAAGTGAGTAAAACAAAACTAGGTATAAATGAAAGACTGCGAGTAGATTTTGAAATGAATCAAGATGGCGATAATTTTAATCCGCCAAGCTTCTCAAATTTCACTGTTGTAGGCGGACCAAATCAATCGGTAAGTAAATCGTGGGTTAATGGCGTGTCTCAATTTAAAAAAACATATTCTTATTTTTTAGCACCAAAAAGTCAAGGAAATTTTACATTAAGTCAAGCCACTATTGAGATTGATGGTGAACTGTATAAAACTTCACCAATTAAAATTAGTGTAACTTCTGCCGTAAGTAAACCTAAAGATGGCAATAATGCAGATTATGTAGCCTCAGAAAATATACATTTGGTTGCCGAAGTTTCTAAAGCAAACCCCTATTTAAATGAAGCCATTACTGTTATTTATAAACTATATGTGTCTACAGAAACAGGAGTAAGTAATTGGCGAGAAATAAATAGTCCAAAATACAGCGATTTTTGGAGTCAGAATATTGATATTAAAGGGTTAAAAATTCAAAATGGAACTTATAAAGGCGAGCCGTATAGATATGTAATTTTAAGAAAAACAGTGTTATATCCTCAAAAAACAGGGAAACTAGAAATAGAACCACTAAGTTTAGACTTAACGGTAGATGTGCCTACTAACAGACGCGATATTTTTGGAGGTAGATTAATGACTCAAGTTCATAAAACAGTATCTGCAGGAGAGCGTACCATTACTGTAAAACCGCTTCCAGAAAAAGGACGTCCAGACGATTTCACTGGGGCTGTTGGAGATTTCAATTTTAAGGTAACATCATCAAAAACAGAATTAAAAGCCTCAGAATCTTTAAATTTAGAAGTGAAGGTTACAGGTAATGGAAATTTAAAATTATTTGAGTTACCTAAAGTGGTCTTACCAAGCTCTCTAGAGGTTTACGAACCAGAACATAATGAGAATGTAAAAACAAATTTAAATGGTATGCAAGGTGAGATTTCAGATAATTATACTGTAGTTCCACAGTATAAGGGTAAATATCCAATTCCTAGTATATCCTTTACTTATTTTGATGTTAAGACAGAAACGTATAAGCGTATTAGTTCAGACGAGATTGTAGTAGACGTTACGCAAGGTCCTAATAATATTGCAACAACACCTCCAAATGCAACTTCAGGACCTAATAAACAACCTGTGGTTTTAAATAAAGATCATTTTGCTTTTATTAAAACCAATACAAATTTAGAGCCTATAGTGGCATCTCACTTCTTTAAAACGAAGTTGTTTTGGGGATCTGTTATTGTGCCTTTTTTATTGATACCATTAGCTATGGTATTTAGAAAACAAAAAGCAGTAAGAGATGCAGATGTTACAGGAAATAAAATACGTAAAGCCGATAAACTAGCTAAGAGATATTTAAGTGAAGCTAAAAAAGCATTGAATAATAAAGACGCTTTTTATGTGGCCTTAGAAAAAGCACTGCACAATTACTTAAAAGCAAAATTACATATTGAAACTAGCGAATTAAGTAAAGACAGAATACAAGAATTATTATTAGATAAGGGTGTTGAAAGTTCTGTAATTACAGACTTTACATCTATATTAGAAAGTTGTGAATTGGCACGTTATACACCATCTACGCAAGAAACTATGCAGCAAGATTTTAATAAGGCAGCAGGTACAATTTCTTTAATTGATAAACAAATTCGTTAA